In the genome of Shewanella glacialimarina, one region contains:
- the hemC gene encoding hydroxymethylbilane synthase produces the protein MSENTIRIATRKSPLAMWQAEFVKAELERIHPGLIVELLPMSTKGDVILDTPLAKVGGKGLFVKELEVAMLEDRADIAVHSMKDVPVDFPEGLGLQVICEREDPRDAFVSNSCKSISELPQGAVVGTSSLRRQCQIRAARPDLVIKDLRGNVGTRLAKLDSGDYDAIILAAAGLIRLKLTQRIASFISAEESLPANGQGAVGIECRTNDERVKNLLAPLEHLETRYRVLAERAMNTRLEGGCQVPIGAYAEIIGDTLTLRGLVGNPDGSQVITGQVAGDKTQAIELGQALANDLLSRGAKTILDAVYAQ, from the coding sequence ATGTCTGAAAACACTATTCGTATTGCAACGCGTAAAAGTCCACTGGCAATGTGGCAAGCTGAGTTTGTAAAAGCTGAATTAGAACGCATTCATCCAGGCTTGATTGTTGAGCTACTGCCAATGAGCACTAAAGGCGATGTTATTTTAGACACACCATTAGCTAAAGTGGGTGGTAAAGGGCTTTTTGTCAAAGAACTTGAAGTTGCCATGTTGGAAGACCGTGCTGATATTGCAGTGCATTCAATGAAAGACGTGCCCGTAGACTTCCCTGAGGGACTAGGCTTACAAGTAATTTGTGAGCGAGAAGATCCCCGCGATGCATTTGTATCAAATAGCTGTAAAAGTATCAGCGAATTGCCACAAGGCGCTGTTGTAGGTACTTCAAGTCTTCGTCGTCAATGTCAAATTCGTGCCGCCCGTCCTGATTTAGTGATCAAAGATTTACGCGGTAATGTCGGTACCCGTTTGGCCAAGCTAGACAGTGGTGATTATGATGCAATTATTCTTGCTGCTGCAGGCTTAATTCGCCTCAAGTTAACGCAACGTATTGCCAGTTTTATTTCAGCTGAAGAGTCATTACCCGCAAACGGTCAAGGTGCTGTTGGTATTGAGTGCCGCACTAATGATGAGCGAGTAAAAAACTTATTAGCACCACTTGAGCATTTAGAAACCCGTTATCGTGTATTAGCAGAGCGCGCAATGAATACTCGCCTGGAGGGCGGTTGTCAGGTTCCTATTGGCGCCTATGCCGAAATTATCGGCGACACCTTAACACTTCGCGGATTAGTGGGTAATCCAGATGGTAGCCAGGTGATTACTGGCCAGGTCGCTGGTGATAAAACACAGGCTATCGAGCTTGGGCAGGCACTGGCGAATGACTTATTAAGTCGTGGTGCTAAAACTATTCTTGATGCGGTTTACGCCCAGTAA
- a CDS encoding uroporphyrinogen-III synthase, whose amino-acid sequence MKVLLTRPEGRNQDMIEQLDKYQVAHIVTPLLGVEATHLPAPVFFDDVDNLIFISTNAVTFTAEKRHKLFPSQCRYFAVGQATADALKQYNLTVFSAPENSQDSEGLLSLPQLQHINKQSFIICRGSGGRETIAEQLELRGANVSYWDVYQRSRPTLDNQQVVSQWVDFGINTIVVTSGEILTNLIALIPKELFAWLDSCHIIVPSNRVKLQANALGLHRVTNANGANTRAILVALGLTA is encoded by the coding sequence ATGAAAGTCTTGCTGACACGTCCAGAAGGTCGTAATCAAGATATGATTGAGCAACTTGATAAGTATCAAGTTGCTCATATAGTCACTCCACTTCTAGGTGTAGAAGCGACTCACCTTCCAGCCCCTGTTTTTTTTGATGACGTTGATAATCTCATTTTTATTAGCACTAATGCGGTGACATTTACTGCAGAAAAACGTCATAAATTATTCCCCTCTCAATGTCGCTACTTTGCTGTAGGTCAAGCCACGGCTGATGCATTAAAACAATACAACTTGACTGTATTTTCTGCCCCAGAAAATAGCCAAGACAGTGAAGGGCTTTTATCATTACCACAGCTGCAACATATTAATAAACAATCCTTTATTATCTGCCGCGGCTCAGGTGGACGCGAAACAATAGCTGAACAACTCGAACTGCGTGGGGCTAATGTGAGCTATTGGGATGTATACCAACGATCGCGGCCAACACTCGATAATCAACAGGTTGTTTCACAATGGGTAGATTTCGGTATCAACACAATTGTGGTCACTAGTGGTGAGATATTAACCAATTTAATTGCGTTAATTCCAAAAGAGTTATTTGCATGGTTAGATTCATGTCATATCATAGTGCCAAGTAATCGTGTGAAATTACAGGCAAATGCATTAGGTTTACATAGAGTAACCAATGCAAATGGAGCAAATACTCGGGCAATACTTGTCGCATTGGGCTTAACAGCGTAA
- a CDS encoding uroporphyrinogen-III C-methyltransferase: MENNKLESTEVDTHDVVSKPQAKGDSPQAAKAASPTPKRQPGPSSRHRKLRSSWWVRLSIFISWMAASTAIAGCYWLYLQLNSQQENQQNQQQEINTELTLLETNNQKLKQELQQSLSGPNQRIAQLEQQQVNDAKAYQQLAVLQQAQKQLQERVAIVAQRSPNHWMASEADYLVRMASRKLWLEKDPQTAASLLQSADNRIEAMKDPALHQLRKAIAQDIAATRSIKTTDVAGAVYAIDAVIDQVANLPLNQADTDLAVDELAEPLSDSIDDWQTNLSKSFKQFIDGFITIRERTTDLEPLLPLEQQWYLVENVRLKLLQAQFSLHNYDQQGYHSAINYAHRWVKQYFDTSDRRTQNTLAQLEVLSQLSIESANAYQFKSTPLLQQLMTYGKMMPEEEPAL; the protein is encoded by the coding sequence ATGGAAAATAACAAACTCGAATCCACTGAAGTTGATACTCATGATGTAGTGTCTAAACCTCAGGCAAAGGGCGACTCACCTCAAGCTGCAAAAGCAGCCTCTCCTACGCCAAAACGTCAACCAGGCCCTTCAAGTCGGCATCGTAAATTACGCAGTTCATGGTGGGTTCGATTAAGTATTTTTATTAGCTGGATGGCCGCTAGCACGGCCATTGCTGGTTGTTATTGGCTTTATTTACAACTCAATTCACAACAAGAAAACCAGCAAAATCAACAACAAGAGATAAATACTGAATTAACTCTGCTTGAAACAAACAATCAAAAACTAAAGCAGGAATTACAGCAGTCACTATCCGGACCAAACCAACGTATTGCCCAATTAGAACAGCAACAAGTTAATGATGCAAAAGCTTATCAGCAGTTGGCTGTGCTGCAACAGGCGCAAAAACAACTGCAAGAACGAGTTGCAATAGTCGCTCAACGTAGTCCAAACCATTGGATGGCGTCTGAAGCTGATTATCTAGTGCGTATGGCAAGTAGAAAACTGTGGCTTGAAAAAGACCCTCAAACTGCAGCCAGCTTATTGCAGTCGGCCGATAACCGCATTGAAGCGATGAAAGATCCAGCATTACATCAACTGCGTAAAGCTATTGCACAGGATATCGCCGCAACGCGTTCGATTAAAACGACCGATGTAGCAGGCGCAGTGTATGCCATTGATGCGGTGATAGATCAAGTGGCTAACCTCCCCTTAAATCAAGCTGATACAGATTTAGCCGTGGATGAATTAGCTGAACCTCTTTCTGATTCTATTGATGACTGGCAAACGAATTTATCTAAGTCATTTAAGCAATTTATTGATGGTTTTATTACTATTCGCGAGCGAACTACTGATTTAGAACCGCTACTACCATTAGAACAACAATGGTATTTAGTAGAAAATGTACGCCTGAAATTGTTACAAGCTCAGTTTTCGTTGCACAACTATGATCAACAGGGTTATCACAGTGCAATTAATTATGCTCATCGTTGGGTAAAACAATATTTTGATACCAGTGATCGTCGCACCCAAAATACGCTCGCTCAGCTAGAAGTGTTATCACAGCTTTCTATTGAGTCCGCGAATGCTTATCAATTTAAATCTACTCCACTGTTACAACAATTAATGACATACGGGAAAATGATGCCTGAAGAGGAGCCAGCACTATGA
- a CDS encoding heme biosynthesis HemY N-terminal domain-containing protein, with amino-acid sequence MIKMLAYVIIILLGLCVTPYLLETKGYIYIAIWDYQIETSLAFGLFALLAFYIGLALTKRVLILLLTLVLSSRYLPERWRIEQAKKQTLMGALALAEEDWPTAEKAMVKGAENGELPALNYFAAARAAQHQHKTTERDDYLAKAQLDPLAKKAVLTTHTRYLLKQGELTQARILLNELDPTSKSKDSVIKLAADLYLAQQDWAALKLIMPTLAKRHVYSDEEIIEITTQANIHLINQAAEKTASELDKCWGWLSKSERNQVRTLIAYLYGLCKLQRKDEALKLLFKHLKSNPVESLFDAVAEIASAHDNDIRKLLSKFEQTHENLVSYQECLAKLALQTRDFKQAKIHWYNACQIAPSRTRWLALAQVQEQLGDNTMAMQSYRHAANASS; translated from the coding sequence ATGATAAAAATGTTGGCTTATGTGATTATCATTCTATTAGGTTTGTGTGTCACGCCGTACCTTTTAGAAACCAAAGGCTATATTTATATCGCAATATGGGACTATCAAATTGAAACCAGTTTAGCTTTTGGTTTATTTGCATTATTAGCCTTTTATATTGGCTTAGCATTAACTAAAAGAGTCTTAATATTGCTATTAACTTTAGTGTTAAGTAGCCGCTATTTACCTGAGCGTTGGCGTATTGAACAAGCCAAAAAACAAACCTTAATGGGTGCATTGGCCTTAGCAGAAGAGGATTGGCCCACCGCCGAAAAAGCCATGGTCAAAGGTGCTGAAAATGGCGAGCTGCCTGCGCTTAATTATTTTGCTGCAGCAAGAGCCGCACAACATCAACATAAAACTACTGAACGTGATGATTATCTTGCTAAAGCACAATTAGATCCTTTAGCCAAAAAAGCTGTATTAACAACTCATACGCGCTATTTATTGAAACAAGGCGAATTGACTCAAGCCCGTATCCTGTTGAATGAACTTGATCCAACAAGCAAGAGTAAAGATTCCGTTATCAAGTTGGCTGCCGATTTATACCTGGCTCAACAGGACTGGGCAGCGCTTAAATTAATTATGCCTACTTTAGCTAAGCGACATGTTTATTCCGATGAGGAAATTATCGAAATAACGACCCAAGCTAATATCCATTTAATCAATCAAGCTGCTGAAAAAACGGCAAGTGAACTTGATAAATGTTGGGGCTGGTTAAGTAAATCTGAACGGAATCAAGTTCGAACCTTAATAGCCTATCTTTATGGATTATGTAAGCTACAACGCAAAGATGAAGCATTAAAGCTGCTTTTTAAACACCTCAAGTCTAACCCTGTTGAGAGTTTATTCGATGCGGTAGCTGAGATAGCTAGCGCGCATGATAATGATATTCGAAAACTGCTCAGTAAATTTGAGCAAACACATGAAAACCTTGTCAGTTACCAAGAATGTTTGGCTAAGTTAGCCTTACAAACTCGTGATTTTAAACAAGCTAAAATACATTGGTACAATGCCTGCCAAATTGCACCAAGTCGCACTAGATGGTTAGCTTTAGCGCAAGTACAAGAGCAGCTTGGTGATAATACGATGGCAATGCAAAGCTATCGTCACGCAGCTAACGCTAGCAGCTAG